One region of Epilithonimonas zeae genomic DNA includes:
- a CDS encoding DUF4097 family beta strand repeat-containing protein codes for MKKIYLIIFALMTISFQAQENTNQANTTKENSKTYKVNKNKGKLLINLGKVTVEGYKGNEIIFSLEGKMPIEDKRAEGLQVVNALGLTDNTGLGINVSEKDGILEVNPLKKISSPSIKILVPENVIVSFKHQSQYGENIVFRNMQNEIEIASTYNNIQLENITGPATVKSIYGNVEAVFSQNVKGPLSIISVHGHTDVSLPKSVKANLKATTSYGEIYISPDFKIEQEKKTEDDLIKYGNDLIGKVNGGGTDIEVRSDYSKIYLRAK; via the coding sequence ATGAAAAAGATATATTTAATCATATTTGCTTTGATGACAATTTCCTTCCAAGCGCAGGAAAATACAAACCAAGCAAATACAACAAAAGAAAATTCGAAGACATATAAAGTCAATAAAAATAAAGGAAAACTACTCATTAATCTGGGAAAAGTAACAGTTGAAGGTTACAAAGGCAATGAAATCATTTTCTCTTTGGAAGGTAAAATGCCCATAGAAGACAAACGTGCAGAAGGCCTGCAGGTAGTGAATGCTTTAGGACTTACAGACAACACCGGACTAGGAATCAATGTTTCTGAAAAAGACGGCATTTTGGAAGTAAATCCCTTGAAAAAGATTTCGTCGCCATCGATTAAAATATTAGTTCCGGAGAATGTGATTGTTTCGTTTAAACATCAATCTCAATATGGAGAAAATATTGTTTTTAGAAATATGCAAAATGAGATTGAAATCGCGTCTACTTACAATAATATCCAGTTAGAAAATATTACAGGGCCTGCAACGGTGAAATCTATCTATGGAAATGTGGAAGCGGTTTTCAGCCAAAATGTAAAAGGTCCTTTATCCATTATTTCGGTTCACGGGCATACAGATGTCAGCCTTCCAAAATCTGTAAAAGCCAACCTAAAAGCAACAACTTCTTATGGCGAAATCTACATTTCCCCAGATTTTAAAATTGAGCAAGAGAAGAAAACAGAGGACGACTTGATTAAGTATGGCAATGATCTTATCGGGAAAGTGAATGGCGGTGGAACCGATATAGAAGTTCGTTCAGATTACAGTAAAATTTATTTGAGAGCGAAATGA
- a CDS encoding ribonuclease inhibitor: MKNEINNKKMTVINGSHFSNMEGFYEEVSQLFMKDEDWKVGTLDGFDDVLYGFRGEIIWKNSQKSREDLGFDSTKEFYENKIQIGKPFNVELIQQKLDELIDGKGQTLFEILIEIIRSHQNINLTLA, translated from the coding sequence ATGAAAAACGAAATCAATAATAAAAAAATGACTGTCATCAATGGCAGTCATTTTTCGAATATGGAAGGTTTCTACGAGGAAGTTTCCCAGCTTTTTATGAAAGATGAAGATTGGAAAGTCGGGACATTGGACGGTTTTGATGATGTTTTATATGGATTTCGCGGCGAAATTATCTGGAAAAATTCCCAAAAGTCGAGAGAAGATTTAGGCTTTGATTCAACCAAAGAATTCTACGAAAATAAAATTCAAATCGGAAAACCTTTCAACGTAGAATTAATTCAGCAAAAACTGGATGAATTGATCGATGGAAAAGGGCAAACTTTATTCGAAATTTTAATTGAAATTATTAGGTCGCATCAAAACATCAATCTGACATTAGCATAA
- a CDS encoding AsmA-like C-terminal region-containing protein, whose protein sequence is MSAVNVKTILLKILKWLGITIASILFLMFIIPILFPGTISQQVKIFANKHLAGELDYKKTHLTFFRHFPSLTVSVDDFILKGSKPFEQDTLLAAKDVSVGINLKNLIFDREVKIDEIYVNDATANVFVNSKGEANYNVYISKPSEKPRDTTGAGASVKLDLIKLKNWNIKYNDHAANVLVNAKGLNYTGKGGLSEDIFDLETDLDIDKVDFALNRIWYAQQKTLHADLITRINTNALTFVLRKNELRINELPLKFTGFVSILKDGYNLNINAASEKTTIRDMISVLPPQYLDWAKDTKIEGNSDLFFSLKGRFSEPKNLKPDLKASLKVNNGFVSNSNAPVPMNNLNMDLNVDLPSLDTEKLLLDLRTLSFDLGKNNSFRAVVKTQGLNEMKVNANIKGAVDLATLDAALGLKDIELKGLMNTDIQSNGIFSLDKKLFPKTKGYFNLKNGWLKTKYYPNPIQNINILANIHNTDGTFKSLGVKLDPFKFDFEGNPVFVNANLQDFEDLLYKVRAKGTLNVGRIYKVFKKEGLDISGLIMADLSLNGRQSYATTGQYSKLDNRGNLILKNIKATTEYLPKSFYIKEGNFEFENEKMWFRKFYGNYGKSDYSLNGYLLNTINYFIERKGTLHGRFHLKSNYILVDEFMALKEGDNTDKSLAVTYAKEEHPKSSGVVIVPTNLDVSLEANAKKVEFKGLGLNNLAGLASVTKGEIYLKNTTFDIIGSRMGIDARYQNESPITANYDVALKVDNFDVQRAYKEIDMVREMATAAKDVKGIVSLDYKLKGDFDGNMKPIYPSLEGGGNVNLKDVEVKNLKMLSVVGDNIGANAFDNPDMKGVDIKTSINNNLIHVEPFTFKVSVLRPTISGTTSFNGLLDFRVRVGLPPGGWIGFPIVVTGTHEKPKIKIFSKTGQGIVEALYNTKSNKVIREEKRAEKKSRAQQRKEKHAQEKKAENAEKQIDKDLKKK, encoded by the coding sequence ATGAGTGCGGTTAATGTAAAAACGATATTGCTTAAAATATTAAAATGGTTGGGAATTACCATCGCTTCTATCCTATTTTTAATGTTCATCATCCCGATTTTATTTCCGGGAACTATTTCCCAACAGGTTAAGATTTTTGCGAACAAGCATCTAGCCGGAGAATTGGATTATAAGAAAACGCATCTTACTTTTTTCCGTCACTTCCCTTCTCTCACGGTTTCCGTAGACGATTTTATCCTGAAAGGCTCGAAACCATTTGAGCAAGATACATTGCTAGCAGCAAAAGATGTTTCTGTAGGAATCAATCTGAAGAATCTGATTTTTGATAGAGAAGTTAAAATCGATGAAATCTACGTCAATGATGCAACAGCCAATGTTTTTGTCAATTCTAAAGGTGAAGCCAACTATAACGTTTACATTTCCAAACCATCTGAGAAACCAAGAGATACAACCGGAGCCGGAGCTTCTGTCAAATTAGATTTAATCAAACTGAAAAACTGGAATATCAAATATAATGACCACGCAGCCAACGTTTTGGTCAACGCTAAAGGACTTAATTATACAGGAAAAGGTGGATTGAGCGAAGATATTTTTGATTTGGAAACCGATTTGGATATTGATAAAGTTGATTTTGCTCTGAACAGAATCTGGTATGCACAGCAGAAAACATTGCACGCAGATTTGATTACGAGAATCAACACCAATGCGTTAACTTTTGTATTGAGAAAAAATGAGCTCAGAATCAATGAACTTCCTTTAAAATTCACAGGTTTTGTGAGTATTTTGAAGGATGGATATAATCTTAATATAAATGCGGCTTCTGAGAAAACGACGATTCGGGATATGATTTCGGTTTTGCCTCCTCAATATCTGGATTGGGCAAAAGACACAAAAATTGAGGGAAACAGCGATTTGTTTTTCAGTTTGAAAGGTCGATTCAGTGAGCCAAAAAATTTGAAGCCAGATTTGAAGGCAAGTTTGAAAGTCAATAATGGTTTCGTTTCCAATAGCAACGCACCGGTTCCGATGAATAATCTTAATATGGATTTGAATGTCGATTTACCTTCGTTGGATACCGAAAAACTACTACTCGATTTGAGAACTTTGAGTTTTGATTTAGGCAAAAACAACAGCTTCCGGGCAGTCGTGAAAACGCAGGGATTGAACGAAATGAAAGTTAATGCCAACATCAAAGGTGCGGTTGATTTGGCAACTCTGGATGCAGCTTTGGGATTGAAAGATATTGAACTGAAAGGTCTTATGAATACGGATATTCAGTCGAATGGAATTTTCAGTTTGGATAAAAAATTATTTCCAAAAACGAAAGGTTATTTTAACCTGAAAAATGGCTGGCTGAAAACGAAATATTATCCAAATCCAATTCAGAACATCAATATTTTAGCGAATATCCATAACACCGACGGAACTTTCAAAAGTCTGGGTGTGAAGCTCGACCCTTTTAAATTTGATTTTGAAGGCAATCCGGTTTTCGTGAATGCAAATTTGCAGGATTTCGAAGATTTATTATACAAAGTCAGAGCAAAAGGAACATTGAATGTTGGCAGAATCTACAAAGTTTTCAAAAAAGAAGGTTTGGACATCAGCGGATTGATTATGGCAGATTTATCACTCAACGGACGACAAAGTTATGCGACAACCGGACAATACAGCAAGCTTGATAACAGAGGAAATCTCATCTTAAAAAATATAAAAGCTACAACCGAATATCTTCCGAAATCATTCTATATCAAAGAAGGTAATTTCGAATTTGAGAATGAGAAAATGTGGTTCAGAAAATTCTATGGTAACTACGGAAAATCCGACTATTCGCTCAATGGATATTTATTGAATACCATCAATTATTTCATTGAAAGAAAAGGAACCTTACACGGTAGATTCCATCTTAAATCCAATTATATTTTGGTGGATGAATTTATGGCGCTGAAAGAAGGTGATAATACAGACAAATCCCTTGCAGTAACCTATGCGAAGGAAGAGCACCCAAAAAGTAGTGGTGTTGTAATTGTCCCGACCAATCTAGACGTTTCTTTGGAAGCTAATGCCAAAAAAGTTGAGTTCAAAGGACTTGGATTGAACAACCTTGCAGGCTTGGCTTCGGTAACGAAAGGCGAAATTTATCTTAAAAATACAACATTTGATATCATCGGAAGCCGAATGGGAATCGATGCAAGATACCAGAATGAATCTCCCATTACTGCCAATTATGACGTAGCCTTGAAAGTCGATAATTTTGATGTTCAAAGGGCTTACAAAGAAATTGATATGGTGCGTGAAATGGCGACTGCTGCGAAAGATGTGAAAGGAATTGTATCTCTGGATTACAAACTGAAAGGCGATTTTGATGGCAATATGAAACCTATCTATCCATCATTGGAAGGTGGTGGAAATGTCAACTTAAAAGATGTAGAAGTCAAAAACCTAAAAATGCTTTCGGTAGTCGGAGACAATATTGGCGCCAATGCTTTTGATAATCCTGATATGAAAGGTGTGGATATCAAGACGAGCATCAACAATAATCTGATTCACGTGGAGCCGTTTACCTTTAAAGTTTCTGTTCTGAGACCGACGATTAGCGGAACTACAAGTTTCAATGGTCTATTGGATTTCAGAGTTAGAGTTGGTTTACCGCCAGGCGGATGGATTGGTTTCCCGATTGTTGTAACCGGAACACACGAGAAACCGAAAATCAAAATCTTCAGCAAAACCGGACAAGGGATTGTAGAAGCTTTATATAATACCAAATCTAACAAGGTTATCCGTGAAGAAAAACGAGCCGAGAAAAAATCCCGAGCACAACAACGAAAAGAAAAACACGCTCAGGAAAAGAAAGCCGAAAACGCAGAAAAGCAGATTGACAAAGATTTGAAGAAGAAATAA
- a CDS encoding acyl-CoA dehydrogenase family protein, with amino-acid sequence MSYYPLTSIPDYYSIDALLTEEHKLIRDSVRSWVESFVMPQIDEAAQNHTDIPGLMKELGNIGALGPYIPEEYGGPGLDQISYGLIMQELERGDSAVRSAASVQSSLVMFPIFEYGSEKQKRKYLPKLASGDLIGCFGLTEPNHGSDPSSMESKFTDQGDHYLLNGAKMWITNSPVADIAVVWAKGEDGKVRGMILERGMEGFTTPTTHNKWSLRASKTGELVFNNVRVPKENLLPNIEGLKGPLSCLNSARYGISWGVIGAAIDCYCTAVQYTKERKQFGKPIASFQLQQKKLAEFLTEITKAQLLCLQLGNLKNAHKASPAQISMAKRNNVKMAIDIARESRQMLGGMGIMGEFPIMRHAANLESVITYEGTHDIHLLITGMDITGINAFG; translated from the coding sequence ATGTCATATTACCCGTTAACAAGCATACCAGATTACTATTCAATAGACGCTCTTTTGACCGAAGAACACAAGCTTATCCGCGATTCTGTAAGAAGCTGGGTGGAGAGTTTTGTAATGCCACAGATAGATGAAGCGGCACAAAATCATACGGATATCCCCGGATTGATGAAAGAATTGGGAAATATCGGTGCGCTTGGTCCATACATTCCGGAAGAATATGGCGGTCCGGGACTTGACCAAATCTCTTATGGACTCATAATGCAGGAATTGGAAAGAGGTGATTCGGCGGTTCGTTCTGCGGCTTCTGTTCAGTCTTCTTTAGTAATGTTTCCTATTTTCGAATACGGTTCAGAGAAGCAAAAAAGAAAATACCTCCCGAAGTTGGCTTCCGGTGATTTGATTGGATGTTTTGGTTTGACAGAGCCTAACCACGGCTCCGACCCTTCTTCTATGGAATCCAAATTCACAGACCAAGGCGACCACTACCTTTTAAATGGTGCCAAGATGTGGATTACCAACTCTCCTGTTGCAGACATCGCTGTAGTGTGGGCAAAAGGCGAAGACGGAAAAGTAAGAGGAATGATTCTTGAAAGAGGAATGGAGGGCTTTACTACACCAACTACTCATAACAAATGGAGTCTTAGAGCATCAAAAACCGGAGAACTGGTTTTCAATAATGTGAGAGTTCCTAAGGAAAATCTACTTCCTAATATTGAAGGTTTGAAAGGACCTTTATCTTGTCTTAACTCAGCGAGATACGGCATTTCTTGGGGTGTCATTGGTGCTGCGATTGACTGTTATTGTACCGCTGTTCAATATACGAAGGAGAGAAAACAATTCGGGAAACCGATTGCTTCTTTCCAGCTTCAGCAAAAGAAATTAGCGGAATTTTTAACTGAAATTACCAAAGCGCAATTGCTTTGCCTACAGTTAGGAAATCTAAAAAATGCGCATAAAGCATCGCCAGCACAAATCTCTATGGCGAAAAGAAATAATGTAAAAATGGCGATTGATATTGCCAGAGAATCCCGTCAAATGTTGGGCGGAATGGGAATAATGGGAGAATTCCCGATTATGCGCCACGCTGCGAACCTGGAATCGGTTATTACTTACGAAGGAACGCACGACATTCATCTTTTGATTACAGGGATGGATATTACCGGCATCAATGCCTTTGGATAA
- a CDS encoding DUF1287 domain-containing protein — translation MKKYFVILFFVSITIFGQNFQTKLSNAAINLTKDKVVYDPTYFNIKYPNGDVPAGKGVCTDVVIRAYRELGIDLQKEVHEDMAKNFSKYPKKWGLKRPDTNIDHRRVPNLMVFFSRFGKVKPITNDAKDYVPGDIVTWDLPKNLTHIGIVVNKKSADGKRYLISHNIGAGQVLQDCLFDWTITGHYQYSK, via the coding sequence ATGAAAAAATACTTCGTCATTCTATTCTTCGTTTCCATCACTATTTTTGGACAAAATTTTCAAACCAAACTCTCCAATGCTGCTATTAATCTGACTAAAGACAAAGTCGTTTATGACCCTACTTATTTTAATATTAAATACCCGAATGGCGATGTTCCTGCAGGGAAAGGTGTTTGTACAGATGTTGTCATCAGAGCTTACAGAGAATTGGGAATCGATTTGCAGAAGGAAGTTCACGAAGATATGGCAAAGAATTTCTCCAAATATCCAAAGAAATGGGGATTGAAAAGACCTGATACCAATATCGATCACAGGCGTGTTCCGAATCTGATGGTTTTCTTTTCGAGATTTGGGAAAGTAAAGCCTATTACAAATGATGCAAAAGATTATGTTCCGGGCGATATTGTAACCTGGGATTTACCTAAAAATCTGACACATATCGGAATTGTTGTCAATAAAAAATCAGCCGATGGCAAACGATATTTAATTTCTCATAATATCGGAGCTGGGCAGGTTTTACAGGATTGTCTTTTTGATTGGACGATTACGGGGCATTATCAATATTCTAAGTAG
- a CDS encoding peptidoglycan recognition family protein produces the protein MKRISQFLFLVFCLIFQAQNLKIIQKPIDYSKERMKLSLDYMKDHHNLIQKTPNIIPKIIVLHYTAGGTIESNFRYFSNLYLENQRATLKKQSSLNVSAHFLVDRDGTVYQLVDPELFARHTIGLNYCAIGIENIGSKSQPLTDKQVEANTELVKYLAKKYPIEYLIGHSEYGVFRNSKLWKETDSKYFTGKEDPGSDFMKKVRAKVTDLKLKSQP, from the coding sequence ATGAAAAGGATTTCCCAATTTTTATTTCTAGTTTTTTGTCTAATATTTCAAGCTCAAAACCTTAAAATCATTCAGAAACCGATTGATTATTCCAAAGAAAGAATGAAGCTGAGTCTGGATTATATGAAAGACCATCACAATTTAATCCAGAAAACCCCGAATATCATACCGAAAATCATTGTTCTGCATTACACGGCTGGTGGAACGATTGAGTCGAATTTCAGATACTTCAGCAATTTATATCTAGAGAATCAACGAGCAACGCTTAAGAAACAAAGTTCTCTCAATGTTTCTGCTCATTTTCTGGTTGACAGAGACGGAACGGTTTATCAATTGGTTGACCCGGAATTGTTTGCAAGACATACGATTGGATTGAATTATTGCGCCATCGGTATAGAAAATATCGGAAGTAAATCTCAACCTTTGACCGATAAGCAAGTTGAAGCCAATACAGAATTAGTCAAATATCTTGCAAAAAAATATCCGATTGAATATCTCATCGGGCATTCGGAATATGGTGTTTTTAGGAATTCTAAACTTTGGAAAGAAACGGATTCTAAATATTTTACAGGGAAAGAAGACCCGGGTTCTGATTTTATGAAAAAAGTAAGAGCAAAAGTAACTGATTTGAAACTGAAAAGCCAACCTTAA
- a CDS encoding PD-(D/E)XK nuclease family protein: protein MQFLQKIISELLENHQDISELDIVLPGKRPMVFIKRILKEKHYQGLLPNFVTIDELIAELSENVEIKGIALWLFAFRIYNKIDASEDFSGFLKWFPTLQKDWDDMMKFSDDDQKILLWMLDEERIKNWGENLGEDDNPRKRNLNFWRKMNEFLPLLKSELKKENLATSGMLYQDAFSGIENFAKQTNRQFLFCGFNALSRVEEQLIRRLLQWNKAETYFQADQYYIDDERQESGKFLRETLKWKEFNDSRNFKWIENQFSQPKKIKTYEVSGNIVQAKFLPEILKKIPKNELSETALVLLDENLLPAVLDSLNAIESVNITMGFPLKNLSFSNAMKKLFYLQKQQEKKSSSYYYADVLPILEELPNDEKDSEIIRNFIFAIEERNIVYISKTLLQELLGNLSYFQLLQKPENYQTFLDLLIKFCYELKFKELDDIQYENIALFENVFKIIKNQLLPYQIDVKIETLEVLINQLVNSESIDFVGEPLAGFQIMGLLETRLLNFKNIILLSVNEGKLPLGNTQNTYIPFDVRKNFGLNTFLENDSIYAYHFYRLIQNSENVHLLYNALSSGVNTGEKSRFITQLEMESPHNIEHIIIENSSEPIAQELMKIDKNDEVMRLLNEWKNRVSPSHLVTYLYNPIDFYLNNLLKTRETNEIEEELSQRNYGNLVHYALQFLHEPIKNKLLLVNDLESLLQQTDSAIDFAIEKLKHQPEFYNRGMNYIHKEIAKRVVRNIVEYDLELVKNGSALEILDLEKEINCDFYLDEIRTDKISFYGFIDRIDRLDGITRVIDYKTAKPKNLTINLGKNKEEKLPELFFRDDYKQALQLSIYKYCIKNVLNINPDNIETAIWSFAEVNNGPQKLNFIDIEDSEVEDSIRNLIFEILNPEIPFEEKEKVSW from the coding sequence ATGCAGTTTCTTCAGAAGATTATTTCAGAATTATTAGAAAACCATCAGGACATTTCCGAGCTCGATATTGTTCTTCCCGGAAAAAGACCAATGGTTTTCATCAAAAGAATTCTGAAAGAAAAGCATTACCAAGGGCTATTACCCAACTTTGTCACTATAGACGAACTCATCGCAGAATTATCAGAAAATGTAGAAATCAAAGGCATTGCGCTTTGGCTATTCGCATTTCGTATTTATAATAAAATTGATGCTTCCGAAGATTTTTCAGGGTTTCTGAAATGGTTTCCGACTTTGCAGAAAGATTGGGATGATATGATGAAGTTTTCTGACGACGACCAGAAAATTCTGCTTTGGATGCTGGACGAAGAACGCATCAAAAACTGGGGAGAAAATCTCGGCGAAGATGACAATCCAAGAAAACGAAACCTTAATTTCTGGCGAAAAATGAACGAGTTTCTGCCACTTCTGAAATCAGAATTGAAAAAAGAAAATCTCGCTACTTCCGGAATGTTATATCAAGATGCTTTTTCCGGAATTGAAAATTTTGCCAAACAAACCAATCGGCAATTTCTTTTTTGTGGATTCAATGCGTTGTCAAGAGTGGAAGAGCAATTGATAAGACGGCTTTTGCAATGGAACAAAGCCGAAACTTATTTTCAAGCCGATCAATATTATATTGATGACGAAAGACAGGAATCCGGAAAGTTTTTGAGAGAAACTTTGAAGTGGAAAGAATTTAATGACAGTAGAAATTTCAAATGGATTGAAAATCAATTTTCACAACCAAAAAAAATCAAAACCTACGAAGTTTCGGGAAATATTGTCCAAGCCAAATTCCTTCCTGAAATCCTAAAAAAAATTCCAAAAAACGAATTATCAGAAACAGCTTTGGTCCTATTGGATGAAAATCTTTTGCCAGCCGTTTTAGACAGTTTAAATGCTATTGAAAGCGTGAATATTACGATGGGATTTCCGTTGAAGAATCTATCTTTCAGTAATGCTATGAAGAAACTGTTTTATCTTCAGAAACAGCAGGAAAAAAAATCATCTAGTTATTATTACGCCGATGTTTTACCAATCTTGGAAGAATTACCAAATGACGAAAAAGATTCTGAAATTATCCGAAATTTTATCTTCGCAATAGAAGAAAGAAACATCGTTTATATTTCTAAAACTTTGTTACAGGAATTACTTGGAAATCTCAGTTATTTTCAGCTTTTACAAAAACCGGAAAACTATCAAACGTTTTTAGATCTGTTGATTAAGTTCTGTTACGAGCTCAAATTCAAAGAATTGGATGATATTCAGTATGAGAATATTGCGTTGTTTGAGAATGTTTTCAAAATCATCAAAAATCAATTATTACCTTATCAGATTGATGTTAAAATAGAAACTTTGGAAGTTCTCATTAATCAATTGGTTAATTCAGAAAGTATTGATTTTGTGGGAGAACCGTTGGCTGGATTCCAGATTATGGGACTTTTGGAGACGCGTCTTTTGAACTTCAAGAATATAATATTGTTATCCGTCAACGAAGGAAAATTACCATTAGGAAATACACAAAATACCTACATTCCATTTGATGTTCGCAAGAATTTTGGTTTAAATACTTTTCTTGAAAATGACAGTATTTATGCTTATCACTTTTACCGATTGATTCAGAATTCGGAAAATGTGCATTTGCTTTATAATGCATTGAGTTCTGGTGTTAATACAGGCGAAAAAAGTCGTTTTATCACCCAATTGGAAATGGAAAGTCCGCACAATATCGAACATATTATTATCGAAAATTCCTCGGAACCAATTGCTCAGGAGCTGATGAAAATCGATAAAAACGACGAAGTAATGCGACTTCTGAACGAATGGAAAAACCGAGTTTCGCCTTCGCATCTTGTGACTTATCTTTATAATCCGATTGATTTCTATCTTAATAATCTTCTCAAAACCAGAGAAACCAACGAAATTGAAGAGGAATTATCCCAAAGAAATTATGGAAACCTAGTTCATTATGCTTTGCAATTTTTGCACGAACCAATAAAGAATAAATTATTATTAGTTAATGATTTAGAAAGTTTACTTCAACAAACAGATTCAGCGATTGACTTTGCGATTGAGAAGCTGAAACACCAGCCGGAATTCTATAATCGCGGAATGAATTATATCCACAAAGAAATTGCTAAAAGGGTAGTGCGCAATATTGTAGAATATGATTTGGAGTTGGTGAAAAATGGTTCTGCTTTGGAGATTCTGGATTTGGAGAAAGAAATCAACTGTGATTTTTACCTTGATGAAATTAGAACTGACAAGATCAGTTTTTATGGGTTTATCGACAGAATCGATAGATTGGACGGAATTACAAGAGTGATTGATTATAAAACGGCAAAACCGAAAAATTTAACAATTAATCTTGGTAAAAACAAAGAAGAAAAACTGCCGGAATTATTTTTCCGAGACGATTACAAGCAGGCTTTGCAGCTTTCGATTTATAAATATTGTATCAAAAATGTTTTGAACATCAATCCTGATAATATCGAAACGGCAATCTGGTCTTTTGCAGAAGTCAATAATGGTCCACAAAAACTTAACTTTATTGACATCGAAGATTCTGAAGTGGAAGATTCTATCAGAAACCTAATTTTTGAAATTCTGAATCCTGAAATTCCATTTGAGGAAAAAGAGAAGGTGAGTTGGTAG
- the rsmG gene encoding 16S rRNA (guanine(527)-N(7))-methyltransferase RsmG translates to MSLELILQYFPNITNEQKNQFAELEVLYKDWNEKINVISRKDTDSLYEKHILHSLGIAKVMEFADGTKVLDIGTGGGFPGIPLAILFPNVQFTLVDSIGKKITVVKGVAESLGLKNVTAHHMRAEQLKEKFHFVVSRAVTQMPVFLTWLRGKFEKDQFNPKHNGVLYLKGGDLAEELAGLKCEIFSLKNYFDGEFFDTKKVVYLSKGNFNN, encoded by the coding sequence ATGTCTTTAGAATTAATTTTACAATATTTCCCGAATATTACCAACGAACAAAAAAATCAATTTGCAGAACTAGAAGTTTTGTACAAAGATTGGAATGAGAAAATCAACGTCATTTCCAGAAAAGACACAGACAGTCTCTATGAGAAGCATATTCTACATTCTTTAGGAATTGCGAAAGTGATGGAGTTTGCAGATGGAACTAAGGTTTTGGATATCGGAACCGGCGGCGGTTTTCCAGGAATTCCGCTGGCAATTCTTTTCCCGAATGTTCAATTCACTTTAGTAGATAGTATCGGAAAAAAAATTACCGTGGTAAAAGGGGTGGCGGAAAGTCTTGGTCTGAAAAACGTAACAGCTCATCATATGAGAGCGGAGCAATTGAAAGAAAAATTCCATTTCGTAGTCAGCAGAGCAGTGACTCAAATGCCGGTTTTCCTGACTTGGCTGAGAGGGAAATTTGAAAAAGACCAATTCAATCCAAAACACAACGGTGTTCTTTACTTAAAAGGTGGCGACTTAGCAGAAGAATTGGCAGGATTGAAATGCGAAATTTTTAGTTTGAAAAATTATTTCGATGGCGAGTTTTTTGATACAAAAAAAGTAGTTTATCTCTCAAAAGGCAATTTCAATAACTAA